The following are encoded in a window of Gramella sp. MT6 genomic DNA:
- a CDS encoding ABC transporter ATP-binding protein, producing the protein MFIVFFLSLAVGMLDGFGLAMFIPLLQMFDEKGMAEKDLGKLQFLPDLLQDWGVSFSIITILILILIFFAFKGVAKYFQTYVTVIYMQFFMRTVRVANINLLNTYSFASFVTSDSGRIQNTFSGEVEKLNIAFSSYMKSFQQVILVSVYLILAFGSNFSFALMVSIGGGTTNFIFNYLYKKSKLFSREITTENHVFQGLLIQHVAFFKYLKSSGLNIKYSEKLVDSIKKIEKIQRKIGYISSILLGAREPLTIFVVVLAMIIQIKFLGANIGTVILSLLLLYRALTFLMAMQADWNRFLSVSGSLENMNDFVRELKSGKEKNGEIKIDSFKNKISLKNISFTYGDKQILDSINTDIFKYQTVALVGQSGSGKTTLMNILTGLVIPQKGEISIDGVDYKDLDLYGLRDKIGFISQEAPTFSDTIFNNITFWDEPTPQNMEKFLSAVKKASIYDYIMELPNRENEYIGNNGINLSGGQRQRIAIARELYKEVDLLFMDEATSALDGETEAVIQKNIEDLHGKYTIVMIAHRLSTIKNADQIILLKDGHITASGTFQELLEKSPDFQNMINLQEF; encoded by the coding sequence ATGTTCATAGTATTTTTTCTTAGTCTTGCTGTTGGGATGTTGGATGGTTTTGGCTTAGCTATGTTTATCCCTTTACTTCAAATGTTTGATGAAAAGGGTATGGCCGAAAAAGACTTAGGTAAGTTACAATTTTTACCAGATCTTCTTCAAGATTGGGGGGTATCCTTTAGTATTATAACCATACTAATTTTAATTCTTATATTCTTTGCTTTTAAAGGTGTTGCTAAATATTTTCAAACATATGTTACTGTAATCTACATGCAGTTTTTCATGAGAACAGTGAGAGTAGCAAATATTAATTTATTGAATACTTATTCCTTCGCTAGTTTCGTAACCTCAGACAGTGGAAGGATTCAAAATACATTTAGCGGAGAGGTAGAGAAACTAAATATTGCCTTTTCTTCTTATATGAAGTCTTTTCAACAAGTAATTTTGGTGTCTGTATATTTGATTTTAGCTTTTGGATCCAATTTTAGTTTTGCATTGATGGTGAGTATTGGTGGGGGGACTACTAATTTTATTTTTAACTATTTATATAAAAAATCAAAACTTTTTTCTAGAGAAATCACCACTGAGAATCATGTTTTTCAAGGTTTACTTATTCAACATGTCGCTTTCTTTAAATATTTAAAATCTAGTGGCTTAAATATTAAATATTCAGAAAAATTAGTAGATAGTATAAAAAAGATAGAAAAAATTCAGCGTAAAATTGGATATATAAGTTCTATTCTTCTTGGAGCAAGAGAGCCTCTTACTATTTTTGTAGTTGTTCTAGCGATGATCATTCAAATTAAATTTTTGGGAGCTAATATTGGTACTGTTATTTTAAGTTTATTGCTATTATATAGAGCACTAACCTTTTTGATGGCAATGCAGGCAGATTGGAACAGATTTTTATCTGTTTCAGGTTCGCTAGAGAATATGAATGATTTCGTCAGAGAATTGAAAAGTGGTAAAGAGAAAAATGGAGAAATTAAGATTGATAGTTTTAAGAATAAAATTTCTCTAAAAAATATTTCATTTACTTATGGAGATAAACAAATTCTCGACTCCATAAATACTGATATTTTTAAATATCAAACTGTTGCTTTAGTAGGTCAAAGTGGTTCAGGGAAAACTACTTTGATGAATATACTTACAGGTTTAGTAATACCTCAAAAGGGTGAAATAAGTATTGATGGTGTAGATTATAAAGATTTAGATTTATACGGGTTAAGAGATAAAATTGGTTTTATTTCCCAGGAAGCTCCAACATTTAGTGACACGATTTTTAATAACATCACCTTTTGGGATGAACCTACACCTCAAAATATGGAAAAATTTCTATCTGCTGTAAAGAAGGCATCTATATATGATTATATAATGGAATTACCTAATAGAGAAAATGAATATATCGGTAACAACGGAATAAATTTAAGTGGTGGGCAAAGGCAGAGGATAGCCATTGCACGTGAACTCTATAAGGAAGTTGATTTACTCTTTATGGATGAAGCAACTTCTGCTTTAGATGGTGAAACAGAAGCTGTTATACAAAAGAACATCGAAGATTTGCATGGCAAATACACTATTGTTATGATCGCTCACAGGTTAAGTACCATTAAAAATGCTGATCAAATAATTTTGTTAAAAGATGGTCATATTACTGCATCTGGAACTTTTCAAGAGCTTCTTGAAAAATCTCCTGATTTTCAGAATATGATTAATCTACAAGAGTTTTAG
- a CDS encoding polysaccharide pyruvyl transferase family protein: protein MMKTSKIKTELYKHITKTKNLFTSDFTNYLFNDPILLYYSDFSKNWGDYINPFLVEKITGKQAVSYKRIYNVKNRRKLYGVGSILHHPGLQDSIIWGSGFIYPPKKIHGIPSKILALRGKNSAKIFENFGVTHNNVFGDPALLFPSFYNPDRELKYKVGIIPHYSELKDFEKNSKLKENKDIKVISPMVPGDKVYNIIDQLKECEIVISSSLHGLILADAYGKPSLRFNYSNKLVGGNFKFEDYYSGVGINKHETIQINKVDNMDFQEIKNKSSLKDLKYDKEELYNVLVQYVQKRDKF, encoded by the coding sequence ATGATGAAAACATCCAAAATAAAAACAGAGCTATATAAGCATATCACCAAAACAAAAAATTTGTTTACTTCAGATTTTACGAATTATTTGTTTAATGATCCCATTTTATTGTATTATTCAGATTTTAGTAAAAACTGGGGGGATTATATTAATCCTTTTTTAGTGGAGAAAATTACTGGTAAACAGGCAGTATCTTATAAACGTATTTATAATGTAAAGAACCGAAGAAAACTTTATGGAGTTGGGAGTATTTTACATCATCCAGGTCTTCAAGATTCAATAATTTGGGGCTCGGGATTCATTTATCCTCCAAAAAAAATACATGGAATACCTTCAAAAATTCTAGCGCTAAGAGGAAAAAATTCTGCTAAAATTTTCGAGAATTTTGGAGTGACTCACAATAATGTTTTTGGAGATCCAGCCTTATTATTTCCTTCTTTTTACAATCCTGATCGCGAATTAAAATACAAAGTTGGAATAATTCCACATTATTCGGAATTAAAAGATTTTGAGAAGAATTCAAAGCTAAAAGAAAATAAAGATATAAAAGTAATAAGTCCAATGGTCCCTGGTGACAAGGTATATAATATTATCGATCAATTAAAGGAATGCGAAATAGTTATATCTAGTTCATTACATGGTTTAATTTTAGCAGATGCATATGGAAAACCATCTTTGAGATTCAATTATTCGAATAAACTTGTAGGTGGAAATTTTAAGTTTGAAGATTATTATAGTGGTGTGGGAATAAATAAACATGAAACTATTCAGATAAACAAGGTTGACAATATGGATTTTCAGGAAATAAAAAATAAAAGTAGTTTGAAAGATCTCAAATATGATAAGGAAGAACTTTATAATGTGTTAGTTCAGTATGTTCAAAAAAGGGATAAGTTTTAG